Proteins from one Micrococcales bacterium genomic window:
- a CDS encoding energy-coupling factor transporter transmembrane protein EcfT has protein sequence MNHRWLHPGAWWLWALGLGAAATRTANPLLLGLIIAVVTLVVSARRPQAQWAGAFTVFVRLAMLVVMIRVGFAILFGVRVGVRYLFSVPSVTLPEWMAGVTLGGPVTLEMLVIALIQGSQLATLLICVGAANSLASPVRLLKALPPALYHVGVAAVVALSLAPRIMINVRRVMQARRLRGRPTHGLRAAAEAAVPVLESSLDDAINLAAAMDTRGYGRTTSATSTQRAVQAGLVLVGLVGIALGLFAVLGAAGWGWLLLLLGLGMAVGGILLAGHRVARTRYRPDPWRWPETLTATTGILAALAAVNAAGNTIAIPLAWPTLPPLITAAIVLAALPALLTPPPPLAWRTA, from the coding sequence ATGAACCACCGCTGGCTGCACCCGGGCGCCTGGTGGCTGTGGGCACTGGGGCTCGGCGCGGCTGCCACCCGCACCGCCAATCCGCTGTTGCTCGGGCTGATCATCGCCGTGGTCACGCTGGTCGTCAGCGCCAGACGCCCGCAAGCACAGTGGGCCGGCGCTTTCACGGTGTTCGTGCGCCTGGCCATGCTGGTGGTGATGATCCGCGTCGGCTTCGCCATCCTCTTCGGCGTCCGGGTCGGCGTCCGGTACCTCTTCTCCGTGCCGTCCGTGACCCTGCCGGAATGGATGGCCGGGGTGACCCTCGGTGGCCCGGTGACCTTGGAGATGCTCGTCATCGCCCTGATTCAGGGCTCCCAACTGGCCACCCTGTTGATCTGCGTCGGCGCGGCCAACTCCCTGGCCAGCCCGGTGCGACTGCTCAAGGCACTGCCCCCGGCGCTGTACCACGTGGGGGTGGCCGCCGTCGTGGCCCTGTCGCTTGCCCCTCGCATCATGATCAACGTGCGCCGCGTCATGCAGGCGCGCCGGTTGCGCGGGCGCCCGACACACGGCCTGCGCGCCGCTGCTGAGGCGGCGGTGCCGGTCCTGGAGTCGTCCCTGGACGACGCCATCAACCTGGCCGCCGCGATGGACACCCGCGGCTACGGCCGGACCACCTCGGCGACCAGCACACAGCGGGCCGTGCAGGCGGGCCTGGTGCTCGTGGGCCTGGTCGGGATCGCGCTGGGGCTGTTCGCCGTTCTCGGTGCGGCCGGGTGGGGCTGGCTGTTGCTCCTCCTCGGGCTGGGGATGGCTGTGGGCGGGATCCTGCTGGCCGGGCACCGCGTCGCCCGCACCCGGTACCGGCCCGATCCGTGGCGGTGGCCCGAGACCCTGACAGCGACCACCGGGATACTCGCGGCACTCGCTGCCGTCAATGCGGCCGGAAACACCATCGCGATCCCGCTGGCATGGCCCACCCTGCCGCCGCTCATCACGGCGGCCATTGTGCTGGCCGCACTCCCGGCGCTACTGACGCCCCCACCGCCGCTGGCCTGGAGGACGGCATGA
- a CDS encoding ATP-binding cassette domain-containing protein, whose product MIRFEHVTFQHAEGKQPVLRDVDLLIPEGDLALVIGRTGSGKSTLLNMINGLVPHFTGGTLTGRVSVNGLDTRTHAPRDLAGVVGTVGQNPRAGFTTDTVEDELAYTMEALGFAPDVMRRRVEETLDLLGLVPLRQRSLDSLSGGEQQRVAIGAALTAGPAVLVLDEPTSALDPAAAEEVLAAIARLVHDLAVTVVMAEHRLERVVEFADHIIGIEDGTAAMQEPAAAMAGHGLQPPVVRLGHALGWHPLPLSVRSARRRAYELRTAAFTPPPRRLGDREVAAVSHANVAYGPANALRDVQVCLRSGQITALMGRNGAGKSTLINVLAGSMVPDRGRVRVGADDPAALRGRDLLQHIAYVPQDPTDLFYTDSVHRECEAADRDTGQAPGSALARLRELLDTVDPDTHPRDLSAGQQLALALAIQLATVPEIVLLDEPTRGLDYPGKVAFGRWLNTLADAGCSILVATHDVELVAVIGDRVIVLAEGEVVTDADVRTALTSSPAFAPQVQKVLAPLPVLTVEEACAL is encoded by the coding sequence ATGATCCGTTTCGAGCACGTCACCTTCCAGCATGCGGAAGGCAAGCAGCCGGTGCTGCGCGACGTCGACCTGCTGATCCCGGAGGGCGATCTCGCACTGGTCATCGGACGCACCGGCTCGGGCAAGTCCACGTTGCTGAACATGATCAACGGCCTGGTCCCCCATTTCACCGGTGGCACGTTGACCGGGCGGGTGAGCGTCAACGGGCTGGACACCCGCACCCACGCTCCCCGGGATCTCGCCGGAGTGGTGGGGACCGTGGGCCAGAACCCGCGCGCGGGCTTCACCACGGACACGGTGGAGGATGAGCTGGCCTACACGATGGAGGCCCTGGGCTTCGCACCCGACGTGATGCGCCGGCGCGTGGAGGAGACCCTCGACCTCCTGGGGCTGGTGCCGTTGCGCCAGCGCAGTCTCGACAGCCTGTCCGGCGGGGAGCAGCAGCGGGTGGCCATCGGGGCAGCACTCACCGCGGGGCCCGCGGTGCTCGTGCTGGACGAGCCCACCAGCGCGCTGGACCCGGCCGCTGCCGAGGAGGTGCTGGCAGCCATCGCCCGTCTCGTGCACGATCTGGCCGTCACCGTGGTCATGGCCGAGCACCGGCTCGAGCGCGTGGTCGAATTCGCCGACCACATCATCGGCATCGAGGACGGGACGGCTGCCATGCAGGAACCGGCCGCGGCGATGGCCGGCCACGGACTGCAGCCGCCCGTGGTAAGGCTCGGACATGCCTTGGGCTGGCACCCACTGCCGCTGTCCGTGCGCTCGGCGCGGCGCCGGGCCTACGAACTGCGCACGGCCGCGTTCACCCCACCACCGCGGCGACTCGGCGACCGGGAGGTGGCCGCGGTGAGCCACGCAAATGTGGCCTATGGGCCGGCCAACGCGCTCAGAGACGTGCAGGTCTGTCTGCGGTCCGGACAGATCACCGCACTGATGGGCCGCAACGGCGCGGGCAAGTCCACGCTGATCAATGTGCTGGCCGGTTCGATGGTCCCCGATCGCGGGCGCGTCCGCGTCGGTGCCGACGACCCCGCGGCCCTGCGGGGCCGGGACCTGCTCCAGCACATCGCCTACGTCCCGCAGGACCCGACCGACCTGTTCTACACCGACTCCGTGCACCGAGAATGTGAGGCTGCCGACCGGGACACCGGCCAGGCCCCGGGATCCGCGCTGGCACGCCTCCGGGAACTGCTGGACACCGTGGATCCGGACACCCACCCCCGGGACCTGTCCGCAGGCCAGCAACTGGCCCTGGCCCTGGCCATCCAATTGGCAACGGTCCCCGAGATCGTCCTGCTCGACGAACCGACCCGTGGCCTGGACTACCCCGGCAAGGTCGCGTTCGGCCGTTGGCTCAACACCCTGGCCGACGCCGGCTGCAGCATCCTGGTCGCCACCCATGACGTCGAGCTGGTGGCGGTCATCGGGGACCGCGTGATCGTGCTCGCCGAGGGCGAGGTGGTGACCGACGCAGATGTACGCACCGCACTCACCTCTTCGCCGGCATTCGCCCCGCAGGTACAGAAGGTGCTTGCGCCCCTGCCGGTCCTGACCGTGGAGGAGGCCTGCGCCTTGTGA
- the htpX gene encoding zinc metalloprotease HtpX, giving the protein MKSRYASDKGLGARMVGTMFLLGLLYVGFIAALIAIGLNAAFVLVLAVGLLFAQWFFSDTIALHSMGAVEVSPEQAPMLHGIIDRLCAMAEMPKPRVAIADVDMPNAFATGRSPNRAVVCVTTGLLRRLDEEELEGVLSHELSHVAHRDVLVMTIASVAGVAAGFLTRMAMWGGLTNRKESALVGLAIIAVSMLVYAVSFVLTRMLSRYRELGADRAGALLTGRPSALASALQKVSGDIAAIPTRDLRKAEPFNAFFFAPALSGGTSLAALFATHPPLEKRLEQLAKISSQLGT; this is encoded by the coding sequence ATGAAGTCCCGCTATGCCTCGGACAAGGGCCTCGGCGCCCGTATGGTCGGCACGATGTTCCTGCTCGGCCTGCTCTACGTCGGCTTCATTGCCGCCCTGATCGCCATCGGTCTGAACGCCGCCTTCGTGCTGGTGCTGGCCGTGGGGCTGCTGTTCGCACAATGGTTCTTTTCCGACACCATCGCGCTGCACTCGATGGGTGCGGTCGAGGTCAGCCCCGAGCAGGCTCCCATGCTGCACGGCATCATCGACCGTCTGTGCGCGATGGCGGAGATGCCGAAGCCGCGGGTGGCCATCGCGGACGTGGACATGCCCAACGCCTTTGCCACCGGACGCAGCCCGAACCGTGCGGTGGTGTGTGTGACCACCGGACTGCTGCGGCGCCTCGACGAGGAGGAGCTCGAGGGCGTGCTGTCACACGAGTTGTCCCACGTCGCCCACCGGGACGTGCTCGTCATGACGATCGCCTCGGTGGCCGGTGTGGCGGCCGGCTTCCTCACCAGGATGGCGATGTGGGGCGGCCTCACCAACCGCAAGGAGTCCGCCCTGGTGGGGCTCGCGATCATTGCGGTCAGCATGCTCGTGTACGCGGTGAGTTTCGTGCTCACCCGCATGCTGTCGCGGTACCGAGAACTCGGCGCCGACCGTGCCGGTGCCCTGCTGACGGGCCGGCCGAGCGCACTGGCCTCCGCTCTGCAGAAGGTCAGCGGCGACATCGCCGCCATCCCGACGCGCGACCTGCGCAAGGCGGAGCCGTTCAACGCGTTCTTCTTCGCACCGGCCCTGTCGGGTGGGACCAGCCTCGCGGCGCTGTTCGCCACGCATCCGCCGCTG
- a CDS encoding alpha/beta fold hydrolase, with amino-acid sequence MARIASESRFAGEVLDFEKHLPHSGGPTTTIDRQVLVVPGFGFGDAATAPMQLALRRAGFRVVRSHILANVRCSDRAVDRLAEVARRAVDADHGQRLMVVGHSRGGMLARGLGARHPELVSTAVSLGAPLNDEFAFYEIPQPMVGALRVVHQRDPELRARKCVTAQCTCPYMQAVHRPFPEDVELISYYTTSDGIVDWRACVVPGAENIEVSGSHLGMGLRPETVGLVVRRLIASANRF; translated from the coding sequence GTGGCCCGCATCGCATCGGAGAGCCGGTTCGCCGGTGAGGTGCTGGACTTCGAGAAGCACCTTCCGCACAGCGGCGGTCCGACCACCACCATCGACCGCCAGGTCCTGGTCGTCCCGGGCTTCGGTTTCGGGGACGCGGCCACCGCACCCATGCAGCTCGCACTCAGGCGCGCAGGCTTCCGGGTGGTCCGCTCGCACATCCTGGCCAACGTCCGCTGTTCGGACCGTGCGGTCGACCGGCTGGCCGAGGTGGCACGGCGCGCGGTCGACGCCGACCACGGTCAGCGCTTGATGGTGGTGGGCCACAGCCGAGGTGGGATGCTCGCCCGCGGACTGGGCGCGCGGCACCCGGAGCTCGTCAGCACAGCGGTCAGTCTCGGCGCCCCCCTGAACGACGAATTCGCCTTCTACGAGATCCCCCAGCCGATGGTGGGGGCCCTCAGGGTCGTCCACCAGCGGGATCCGGAGTTGCGCGCCCGCAAGTGCGTGACTGCGCAATGCACCTGCCCGTACATGCAGGCGGTCCACCGGCCGTTCCCGGAAGATGTGGAGTTGATCAGTTACTACACGACCTCGGACGGGATCGTCGACTGGCGGGCGTGCGTGGTTCCCGGTGCGGAGAACATCGAGGTCAGTGGCTCGCACTTGGGGATGGGCCTGCGACCGGAGACCGTCGGCCTGGTGGTGCGCCGCCTGATCGCCTCGGCCAACCGGTTCTGA
- a CDS encoding terpene cyclase/mutase family protein — translation MIRKSLIVSATAGAVLLSASPALADDAGLYGTGDPTYDGVYRQSLSILALQGTGRDVPKPALRWLKRQQCADGGFTAYRSDTRTACPAPDPVTFAGQDSNSTALAVAALWHSGAKKKARKAASWLVARVNPDGGWAYYPAQAATSETNSTAVVLAALRLTGKKPSGKYLPAVQVPCPTSGEVPGGLRYDSSSTDVNDNATAQAAWVLGGGLRLPTAQPLVRKAPRSTCKDVTSKASPKRVARAARGYLSDRLESVGGALPYGGGYPGTDHVGSAQAALALAQAGNSRKAVRVTVKSLQKDAQTWITASGDDSPGALAMLILVADATGKSPKDFAGMNLVARLAKTRQ, via the coding sequence GTGATCCGCAAATCCCTGATCGTCAGTGCCACGGCCGGAGCCGTCCTGCTGTCGGCCAGCCCGGCTCTCGCCGACGACGCCGGGCTGTACGGCACCGGGGACCCCACCTACGACGGTGTGTACCGGCAGTCGCTGTCGATCCTCGCGCTGCAGGGGACCGGGCGCGACGTCCCGAAACCGGCGCTGCGCTGGCTGAAGCGGCAGCAGTGCGCAGACGGCGGGTTCACTGCCTACCGGTCTGACACCCGGACCGCCTGCCCGGCGCCCGACCCCGTCACCTTCGCCGGCCAGGACAGCAATTCCACGGCCCTGGCCGTGGCGGCCCTGTGGCACAGCGGAGCCAAGAAGAAGGCGCGCAAAGCGGCCTCCTGGCTGGTCGCGCGGGTCAACCCCGATGGCGGATGGGCATACTACCCGGCGCAGGCAGCGACCTCCGAGACGAACTCGACTGCGGTGGTTCTGGCCGCGCTGCGGTTGACGGGCAAGAAGCCGTCCGGCAAATATCTGCCGGCCGTGCAGGTGCCCTGCCCCACCAGCGGCGAGGTCCCCGGCGGACTTCGCTACGACAGCAGTTCCACGGACGTCAACGACAACGCCACGGCGCAGGCCGCCTGGGTGCTCGGCGGGGGTCTGCGACTTCCGACCGCACAACCGCTGGTCCGCAAGGCGCCGCGCAGCACGTGCAAGGACGTCACCTCGAAGGCCAGCCCCAAGCGGGTGGCGAGGGCGGCACGCGGCTACCTGAGCGATCGCCTCGAGTCCGTCGGCGGCGCCCTGCCGTACGGGGGCGGCTACCCTGGCACCGACCACGTGGGCAGCGCCCAGGCCGCGCTCGCCCTGGCTCAGGCCGGAAACAGCCGCAAGGCCGTGAGAGTGACGGTGAAGTCGCTGCAGAAGGACGCGCAGACCTGGATCACCGCCAGCGGCGACGACAGCCCCGGCGCACTTGCCATGCTGATCCTGGTGGCCGATGCCACCGGCAAGAGCCCGAAGGACTTCGCGGGAATGAACCTGGTGGCTCGTCTGGCGAAGACGCGCCAGTAG
- a CDS encoding ECF transporter S component — protein MPLRPRTTAALLAVSAVGVIAFFWPFLVAPSSLAADHASDAPWFFALLLPLVVGVLLAEISDGGLDAKGVAMLAVLAAVATAVRPLGAGVAGLEPMFVILLLGGRALGPAFGFALGSLAMFTSALLTAGVGPWLPFQMVAAGWFAMAAGLLPQIRGRAEIAMLMAYGAIGSLGYGLLMNLSFWPWALGDGSQLTFVPGAPLSENLGRWLAFTAATSLGWDIPRAVLTSVLTLLAGPVLLRSVRRATRRAAFDVPVRFEPALTGTEPGSH, from the coding sequence GTGCCGTTGCGCCCCCGCACGACTGCTGCCCTGCTGGCAGTGAGCGCGGTCGGGGTCATCGCCTTCTTCTGGCCGTTCCTGGTCGCGCCCAGCAGTCTGGCGGCCGATCACGCCAGCGACGCACCCTGGTTCTTCGCGCTGTTGCTGCCACTGGTGGTGGGGGTGCTGCTGGCGGAGATCAGCGATGGTGGGCTCGACGCGAAGGGCGTGGCGATGCTGGCCGTGCTCGCCGCGGTGGCCACCGCCGTCCGGCCGCTGGGCGCCGGCGTCGCCGGGCTGGAACCGATGTTCGTCATCCTGCTGCTCGGCGGCCGGGCACTCGGCCCCGCGTTCGGATTCGCCTTGGGCAGCCTGGCGATGTTCACCTCCGCTCTGCTCACGGCCGGGGTCGGTCCGTGGCTGCCGTTCCAGATGGTCGCTGCCGGGTGGTTCGCCATGGCTGCGGGACTGCTCCCCCAGATCCGCGGCAGGGCCGAGATCGCGATGCTCATGGCTTATGGGGCGATCGGCAGCCTGGGCTACGGGTTATTGATGAATCTGTCGTTCTGGCCGTGGGCGCTCGGTGATGGCAGCCAGTTGACCTTCGTCCCGGGGGCCCCGCTGTCCGAGAACCTGGGCCGCTGGCTGGCGTTCACGGCGGCTACGTCACTGGGCTGGGACATCCCCCGCGCGGTGCTCACCAGCGTGCTGACCCTGCTGGCCGGTCCCGTCCTGCTGCGCTCCGTGCGACGGGCCACCCGCCGCGCCGCGTTCGACGTGCCGGTGCGGTTCGAGCCTGCGCTCACGGGGACCGAACCGGGATCCCACTGA
- a CDS encoding cytochrome P450 has protein sequence MGVTPVVHHAFLLLAVATTVAMHTTYMASTVTQRTDAARAAVASMRVRQPDVPRPPGPNALAAALTMVSGHRSPHEFFAALAARHQPLVYVPLGGENVYVLFSPEAIWDVFVTNGRHTRKSLGLQMTRPLLGEGLLTADGATHLRHRRAIQPLFHNRRIEGYVEDMVAAAQVTDGQWSDGHRIDLAETMSELTLDVIGRTIFGVELRGEAPEVAAALETVLSGFARGIGPWSSPLSRVPTARRRREIQAIEDLDAIVDDMITRRRFETAQGRAGTDLLTLLLDATDEDGKPAFTSEEVRDEAMTLVLAGHETTALALTWSWNLLSHNPEVRAWLEDELDALPDRPLVAGDLPTLPRTYAVVAESMRLHPPAWILGRWLDTDLRVAGWDLPRGSVVLASQFALHRDPRFWAGAGRFHPERWLDAQGRFDERAPRVPRGVWFPFGFATRRCIGEHFAWTEAVTLLATLARRWHLDVGSEPEPPMMSAITLRPAVPLPTTVRARP, from the coding sequence ATGGGTGTCACGCCAGTCGTCCACCACGCGTTCCTCCTACTTGCCGTCGCCACCACCGTCGCGATGCACACTACATATATGGCCAGTACGGTGACACAGCGCACGGATGCCGCCAGGGCCGCGGTGGCCAGTATGCGGGTCCGGCAGCCCGACGTCCCGCGCCCCCCGGGCCCGAACGCGCTCGCAGCGGCGCTGACGATGGTCAGCGGCCACCGATCCCCCCACGAGTTCTTCGCCGCGCTCGCGGCCCGTCACCAGCCCCTCGTCTACGTACCCCTCGGCGGCGAGAACGTGTACGTGCTGTTCTCCCCCGAGGCCATCTGGGACGTGTTCGTCACCAACGGTCGCCACACGCGCAAGAGCCTGGGCCTGCAGATGACACGGCCCTTGCTCGGCGAGGGCTTGCTCACGGCCGACGGCGCCACCCACCTGCGCCATCGCCGCGCGATCCAGCCCCTGTTCCACAACCGGCGCATCGAGGGTTACGTCGAGGACATGGTGGCGGCGGCCCAGGTCACCGATGGGCAGTGGTCCGACGGCCACCGCATCGACCTCGCCGAGACCATGTCGGAACTCACCCTCGATGTCATCGGGCGGACGATCTTCGGGGTGGAGCTGCGGGGTGAGGCCCCTGAGGTCGCAGCCGCCCTCGAAACCGTGCTCTCCGGATTCGCCCGCGGCATCGGACCCTGGAGTTCCCCGCTGTCAAGGGTGCCCACCGCCCGGCGTCGCCGGGAGATCCAGGCCATCGAGGACCTCGACGCCATCGTCGACGACATGATCACCCGGCGCCGGTTCGAGACCGCCCAGGGTCGCGCCGGCACCGATCTGCTGACCCTGCTGCTGGATGCGACCGACGAGGACGGGAAGCCGGCCTTCACGTCCGAGGAGGTCCGCGACGAGGCCATGACGCTCGTGCTGGCCGGCCACGAGACCACTGCGCTGGCCCTGACGTGGTCCTGGAACCTGCTGTCGCACAACCCCGAGGTGCGCGCTTGGCTGGAGGATGAACTCGACGCGTTGCCGGACCGCCCCCTCGTCGCCGGCGACCTGCCCACTCTGCCGCGCACCTACGCCGTGGTGGCCGAGTCGATGCGCCTGCACCCACCGGCGTGGATCCTGGGCCGCTGGCTGGACACCGACCTGCGCGTGGCCGGATGGGACCTCCCCCGCGGCAGTGTCGTCCTGGCCTCGCAGTTCGCGCTGCACCGTGACCCGAGGTTCTGGGCCGGGGCCGGCCGGTTCCACCCGGAGCGCTGGTTGGATGCGCAGGGCCGCTTCGACGAACGGGCTCCACGTGTGCCCCGCGGGGTGTGGTTCCCCTTCGGATTCGCCACCCGCCGCTGCATCGGAGAGCACTTCGCGTGGACCGAGGCGGTGACGCTGCTGGCGACACTGGCACGCCGGTGGCACCTGGACGTCGGCTCCGAACCCGAGCCGCCGATGATGTCAGCCATCACATTGCGACCGGCCGTGCCGCTGCCCACCACCGTGCGCGCCCGGCCGTGA
- a CDS encoding DUF3043 domain-containing protein → MFGLGKKAADTEEHADSAQPAAAHSDAGKGRPTPTRREAEAARRAALKGPSDPKARRKLEREQSRQARVAAREALVAGDERALPPRDAGPVRRAVRDYVDGRRTLAEYFIPVAVVVLVVGLFRNPQIQVIVSFIWFLMLLLLVVDMTIVVMRLNSMLKREFPDPAERKGALFYGAMRALQIRRLRLPPPKVKAGGRPVEPKKK, encoded by the coding sequence ATGTTCGGACTGGGCAAGAAGGCTGCCGACACCGAGGAGCACGCCGACTCCGCACAGCCCGCGGCAGCGCACTCGGATGCCGGCAAGGGACGCCCGACGCCCACGCGCAGGGAGGCCGAAGCCGCCCGCCGCGCTGCTCTCAAAGGACCGTCGGACCCCAAGGCCCGCCGCAAGCTCGAGCGTGAGCAGTCGCGCCAGGCGCGCGTCGCAGCCAGGGAGGCGCTCGTGGCCGGCGACGAACGCGCACTGCCCCCCCGCGACGCCGGGCCTGTCCGGCGGGCGGTGCGTGACTACGTCGACGGCCGGCGCACACTCGCGGAGTACTTCATCCCGGTGGCTGTGGTGGTCCTCGTGGTCGGGCTGTTCCGCAACCCCCAGATCCAGGTGATCGTTTCCTTCATCTGGTTCCTCATGCTGTTGCTGCTCGTCGTGGACATGACGATCGTCGTGATGCGCCTGAACTCCATGCTCAAGAGGGAGTTCCCGGACCCGGCCGAACGAAAGGGCGCGCTGTTCTACGGGGCAATGCGGGCCCTGCAGATCCGGCGACTGCGGCTGCCGCCTCCCAAGGTGAAAGCGGGCGGTAGGCCAGTGGAGCCGAAGAAGAAGTAG
- a CDS encoding PspA/IM30 family protein — protein sequence MGMWKRFTMIFKSKANKALDRAEDPRETLDYSYEKQLELLQKVRRGVADVATSRKRLELQIGQLDQQSAKLETQAKAALGGGREDLAREALTRRSGLTVQLNDLHGQLATLQDQEEKLTQASQRLQAKVEAFRTKKETIKATYSAAEAQTKINEAFSGISEELGDVGMAIQRAEDKTQSMQARAGAIDELMASGALEDATGTGKDSITAELERMASTSEVEDTLAAMKAELSGGSAPQAVEAPTTPAVESGSAPAAEQPKPATDEN from the coding sequence ATGGGGATGTGGAAGCGCTTCACGATGATCTTCAAGTCCAAGGCCAACAAGGCACTGGACCGGGCTGAGGATCCACGCGAGACCTTGGATTACTCCTACGAGAAGCAGTTGGAGTTGCTGCAGAAGGTCCGGCGGGGTGTGGCTGATGTGGCCACCTCCCGCAAGCGGCTGGAACTGCAGATCGGCCAGTTGGACCAGCAGTCGGCCAAACTCGAGACGCAGGCGAAGGCGGCGCTGGGCGGCGGCCGGGAGGACCTCGCCCGCGAGGCGCTGACCCGGCGCAGCGGCCTCACGGTGCAGTTGAACGACCTGCATGGGCAGTTGGCCACCCTGCAGGACCAGGAGGAGAAGCTCACGCAGGCCTCCCAGCGGCTGCAGGCCAAGGTCGAGGCCTTCCGCACGAAGAAGGAGACGATCAAGGCCACCTACTCGGCCGCGGAGGCGCAGACCAAGATCAACGAGGCCTTCTCGGGCATCTCCGAGGAGCTCGGGGACGTCGGGATGGCCATCCAGCGCGCCGAGGACAAGACGCAGTCGATGCAGGCGCGCGCCGGAGCCATCGACGAACTCATGGCCTCGGGCGCCCTTGAGGACGCCACGGGCACCGGCAAGGACTCGATCACTGCCGAACTCGAGCGGATGGCCAGCACGAGCGAGGTCGAGGACACGTTGGCGGCGATGAAGGCCGAGTTGTCCGGCGGCTCCGCCCCGCAGGCGGTGGAGGCCCCGACCACCCCAGCGGTGGAGTCCGGTTCCGCGCCGGCGGCCGAGCAGCCCAAACCCGCGACTGACGAGAACTGA